The region ATTGATTACTCTAAGTGTACTCATTGCGGTAAGTGCGCTGAAAAGTGTCCAAGAAAGATTATTACCATTGCATAATAATTTAATAAACTATAATTTAATAAAATTTCAGTAGAAGTTTATTTATCTTTTTAAAAAAAAGTGTTATGATACATGAAAAGACTTCTAGCAGAATAGGAACGACCCAAAGGATAAGAAGTACTTTTTACTTCTTATCCTTTTTGAATACAAAACAAGGAAAAGTTCGCAAGACTTGCTTTTTCTTGCGGATAGGAAAGTTCTGCAATTCCCTATCCGATATATTTGAACAAGAGGATATGGCAAAGAGATTTTAAAAAGTTAAGATTGATTTGCTAATAATTAATAAAGGCAGGTTTATTATGGTTTGTAAAATTTGTGGAAGAACGATACAAAATGAAGAAGCTAATTTCTGTGAGTATTGTGGAGCACCTTTTCGTCCAGGAATGGATAATCGAGTGTTAGAGAATGAGCATTCTTCGAGTCCTAATGTCTATGGACAAGATATTACAATGCAGCAAAGATTAGGTCAGGGGAGTGCTAGTCAGAATGGCCCTTGGCAGACAAATTATGAACAAAGCGCTTATGGAAACAGCTCTATGAAGGATCAAGTGCTTGGAAGATTTACTAATCAAGATAGTAATACCAATGCTCAAGGGAGTGCAGTAGTGCAAGAAAAACCAATGTCCGTAGGGAAATGGCTCGCAGTAATGATGTTAGGGTTTATTCCTCCAATAGGACCTTATGCATTCCTAATATTACTGTTTTATTGGTCTTTCAGTAAATCAATACCTCTGACAAGAAAGAATTGGGCACGTGCTACACTTATTGTTGCACTTGTTCTTGTCATATTTCTTTTTGCTGCGATAGGGATGACTGGTGGTGAAATACTATCTGATCCAACCGCAATATTAAATTCGATTTACGGAAAATAAAATACATTAGCTTATAAAGAAGCCTAATTAGCTTAGATTGTACTTAGATTGTACATAAGTTAATTAAGGCTTTTTTGATTTGTAACAAGGGAAAGTTCGGAAGTGCTTTTTCTTAGGTAACTTTGCGCCTACAATCCAGGATTTGTAAGCTATGGAAAACACCATTATTAGTATAAAAGAATTATAACATAATACATCGAAGAAGAAAGAATGCTTTATTCTTATCCTATTAGGACTATGATATAATACTTGTAACGGATGTGAAACAATGAGTTTTTTAGTATCAAGGTAACATTCACATTTCATGTTCATGACAGTATACAATAATCTTAGCCTGAAAGAAACTATAGATTTTCTTTCAAACGGATACTACAGGCACATCTTCAAGAGTGGTAAAAGTGTCTCGCACAGATATAATTTAACGTGTGCTAAAGCACACAGATTGGAGTTGTTATGAAGTTCAGTAATGGATGTTGGTTACAAAAGAAAGGTACTGAATGTTTTTCACCAGTGCAGGTTTATGATTATCAAATCAAAGAAAACGAGGTAAGAATACTTACCACAACACATCAAATCAATCACCGCGGTGATACCTTAGGTGGCGTGAATCTTACGATATTTATTACAGCACCGGCACCGGAAGTTTTGCGTGTTAAGACTTATCACTATATGGGAGTTAGAAAGAAGAGTCCTGAGTTTGAGTTAGACTTATCAGGGGCTTGTACACTAGAGTGTGAGGACACAGAGGATATTTTAATAATTAAAAATGGAAGTCTTCGTTTGGAAGTACAAAAATCAAACGCAGCTTTTGCTTATTATCGTGGGAATGAGAAATTAACCTCCAGCGGTTGGCGAGATCTAGCCTATATGAAAACAGATTGGCAAGGGCTTGCTTACGATGATGGTGGTGAAGAGGATACTTACATGAGAGAGCAATTAACGCTTTCTGTAGGTGAACTTGTTTATGGACTTGGTGAGAGATTTACACCGTTTGTAAAAAATGGTCAATCTCTTGATATCTGGAATGAAGATGGCGGTACCTCTACCGAACAATCTTATAAGAACATTCCATTTTACATAACAAACAAAGGCTATGGTGTCTTTGTTAATCATCCGGAGAAGGTTTCATTTGAAATTGGCTCTGAGATGGTGACCAAAGTAGGCTTTTCAGTACCTGGAGAATGCCTCGATTACTTTATTATCAATGGGCCAGATATAAAGCAGGTATTGGCTCGCTATACTGACTTAACAGGAAAGCCTGGGCTCCCTGCACCTTGGACTTTTGGTCTGTGGTTATCGACCTCCTTTACTACAAATTACGATGAAGAAACAGTAAATAGCTTTGTAGATGGCATGTTAGAACGCGGAATCCACCTAGGAGTATTTCATTTTGATTGTTTCTGGATGAAGGATTTTTGCTGGTCTGACTTTACATGGGATAGCAGAGTATTTCCAGATCCAAAGAATATGTTAGCTAGATTAAAGGCAAAAGGGTTAAAGATTTGTGTTTGGATTAATAGCTATATCGGCCAGGAATCGGTTCTTTTCGAAGAAGGTGTAAAAGGAGGCTATTTCCTAAAAAGAAAGAATGGGGACGTATGGCAATGGGATATGTGGCAGCCAGGTATGGCGGTTGTTGACTTTACAAACCCAGAAGCGTGTAAGTGGTTTGGTGAGAAACTGAAAGCTTTACTTGATATGGGAGTAGATTGCTTTAAAACAGATTTCGGTGAGAGAATCCCTACTGACGTTGTTTACTACGATGGTTCCGATCCGATGAAAATGCATAATTATTATACATATTTATATAATAAAACAGTCTATGATGTTTTGGCTAGCTGTAAGGGAAGAGAAGAGGCAATTTTATTTGCTAGATCCGCAACCGTAGGCGGGCAAAAGTTCCCTGTTCATTGGGGTGGTGATTGTTGGTCTGATTATGAATCTATGGAAGAAAGTCTTCGCGGAGGCTTATCCTTAACGATGTCTGGATTTGGGTATTGGAGTCATGATATCGGAGGATTTGAGAGTACTTCAACACCGGATGTATATAAGCGCTGGGCAGCTTTTGGTTTATTATCCACCCATTCCAGACTTCATGGTAGTACTTCGTATCGTGTTCCTTGGGCGTATGATGAAGAAGCAGTCGATGTGGTTCGTTTCTTTACTGAGTTAAAAGGTTCCCTTATGCCATACCTTTATCGTAATGCTGTGGAGACCTCAGAATCAGGTATTCCAATGATGAGAAGTATGGTGATGGAATATACCAAAGATCCAAATTGCTCTTACCTAGATAAGCAGTATTTTCTCGGCGACAGTTTACTAGTTGCTCCGATATTTAATGAGAATAGTATGGCTCATTATTACTTACCTAAGGGGAAATGGACCAATTATCTGACCGGTGAAGTAAAAGAGGGTGGGAGATGGTATGAAGAAGAACATAGTTACCTAAGCATACCACTCTATGTAAAACAAGGTAGCATCATTGCCTCTGGTCCGAAAGGTCAAGGAGCAGTCTATGAGTATACGAAGGATCTTGAGTTAAAAATATATGAGTTACAAGAGGGGGTAGAGGTAGCAACTACTGTTTATCAAGAAACCGGAGAAAAGGCGGTAGTAATGAGTGCAGTATTAAATGGTGGTAAGATAACAATAAATCTTACATCAAAAGTACCGGTAAGTATTGTCTTAAAGAACTATGTCGTAAATAGCGTAGAAGGTGTTTCATTTAAAGTGGATGGAAACGATACGATTATTTTGGCACAGGAATCTGTGGTTGCTATAGTTGCAATTTCTTAATGCTATGAATCTATCATTACGATAAAGATAGAACCTTGCATTACCTAGGTTGGTAGTGCAAGGGAGTTCGTGTGGATAAAAGAGTATGTGCAGAAAAAGGAGCTCATGCAGACAGAGGAGCTCGTGAAGACAAAGGAACTCGTGCAGAAAAAGGAACTCGTGCAGACAAAGAAATTCGTATAGATAAGGGTAATTGGTAGGTAATAAAATTTTAAATATTTTAAAAAAAACAACGCAAATGAGTGTCGTAAGAAGATACAGTGAAAAAATAAAATAGAAAAGGACTGTGATATTTTGAAGAAGGTAAATGAATCAGTAATCGAAGAATTATTAAGTCAGATGACCTTAGAAGAAAAGATAGGTCTAATTCATGGTAATGGCATCTTTCGTAGTGGTGGGGTGGAACGCCTTGGCATACCTTCCTTGAAGATGTCGGATGGCCCAATGGGTGTTCGTAGAGAGTTTGAAGACAATAGGTGGTTTCTTGCGTGCAAAACGGACGATTACGTATCTTATCTTCCGAGCAATAGTGCAATAGCAGCTACATGGAATAAAGATCTTGCCTATACTTCAGGTCAAGTTCTTGGTAGTGAAGCAAGGGGAAGAGGAAAAGATGTTATCTTAGCGCCAGGTATTAATATTAAAAGAAGCCCTCTCTGTGGTAGGAATTTTGAATACATGAGCGAGGATCCAAAGCTAATTGAAGAATTAGCAAGTTTCATGATTCAAGGGATACAGGAGAATGATGTAGCAGCTTGTGTAAAGCATTTTGCTGTAAATAATCAAGAGACTGACCGTTTGGCAGTGGATACAGATTTAGAGGATAGAGCATTATTTGAAATATATTTGCCTGGTTTTAAGGCCGCAATTAAGAATGGCGAAAGTTATTCCATCATGGGAGCATACAATAAGTTCCGAGGTGCTCAGTGTTGTGAAAATTCTTATCTGCTTGGGACTATCTTAAGGGAAGAATGGGAATATGAT is a window of Lachnoclostridium phytofermentans ISDg DNA encoding:
- a CDS encoding zinc-ribbon domain-containing protein, whose protein sequence is MVCKICGRTIQNEEANFCEYCGAPFRPGMDNRVLENEHSSSPNVYGQDITMQQRLGQGSASQNGPWQTNYEQSAYGNSSMKDQVLGRFTNQDSNTNAQGSAVVQEKPMSVGKWLAVMMLGFIPPIGPYAFLILLFYWSFSKSIPLTRKNWARATLIVALVLVIFLFAAIGMTGGEILSDPTAILNSIYGK
- the yicI gene encoding alpha-xylosidase; this translates as MKFSNGCWLQKKGTECFSPVQVYDYQIKENEVRILTTTHQINHRGDTLGGVNLTIFITAPAPEVLRVKTYHYMGVRKKSPEFELDLSGACTLECEDTEDILIIKNGSLRLEVQKSNAAFAYYRGNEKLTSSGWRDLAYMKTDWQGLAYDDGGEEDTYMREQLTLSVGELVYGLGERFTPFVKNGQSLDIWNEDGGTSTEQSYKNIPFYITNKGYGVFVNHPEKVSFEIGSEMVTKVGFSVPGECLDYFIINGPDIKQVLARYTDLTGKPGLPAPWTFGLWLSTSFTTNYDEETVNSFVDGMLERGIHLGVFHFDCFWMKDFCWSDFTWDSRVFPDPKNMLARLKAKGLKICVWINSYIGQESVLFEEGVKGGYFLKRKNGDVWQWDMWQPGMAVVDFTNPEACKWFGEKLKALLDMGVDCFKTDFGERIPTDVVYYDGSDPMKMHNYYTYLYNKTVYDVLASCKGREEAILFARSATVGGQKFPVHWGGDCWSDYESMEESLRGGLSLTMSGFGYWSHDIGGFESTSTPDVYKRWAAFGLLSTHSRLHGSTSYRVPWAYDEEAVDVVRFFTELKGSLMPYLYRNAVETSESGIPMMRSMVMEYTKDPNCSYLDKQYFLGDSLLVAPIFNENSMAHYYLPKGKWTNYLTGEVKEGGRWYEEEHSYLSIPLYVKQGSIIASGPKGQGAVYEYTKDLELKIYELQEGVEVATTVYQETGEKAVVMSAVLNGGKITINLTSKVPVSIVLKNYVVNSVEGVSFKVDGNDTIILAQESVVAIVAIS